One Streptomyces sp. P9-A2 DNA window includes the following coding sequences:
- a CDS encoding sensor histidine kinase encodes MDLVATDQKAPAGKETRHPKGERAAEPLTQYVQRVTRRVRAFDRRHPLPWDLHVTGFWVTAALIDVLGGGWLTTTHHPGAPRWLLLTLSLGLSVPLLRRRTHPVTVLLAMAPFALVNAWTGTALQAALLQLVAVYHVALRLPLRNLWWMTALVLTPAAVSAARHGEEGAWSRQIGSQLTSLVVVALIGITVRTRQNHTEALEDRARRLETERDQQAQLATAAERARIAREMHDIIGHNLSVITGLADGGKYAATKSPERAAQALDAIGTTSRQAMSELRRLLDVLRDDEAGRHPAELTPQPTLTDLEQLINGVRAAGLPVHTTVEGRADLPAGRQLTVYRVIQEALTNALKHAGPNTTAEITLVHGGQGAVTATITDTGTAGTAGEATPADGRGLPGMRERTALYGGTLEAGPRPHPEQGWRVHLYLPEETPQ; translated from the coding sequence ATGGACCTCGTGGCGACGGACCAGAAAGCCCCCGCGGGAAAAGAAACCAGGCATCCGAAGGGCGAACGCGCCGCGGAGCCACTCACCCAGTACGTTCAGCGCGTCACCCGGCGGGTCCGCGCCTTCGACCGGCGTCACCCGCTGCCGTGGGACCTGCATGTCACCGGGTTCTGGGTGACCGCCGCCCTCATCGACGTCCTCGGCGGCGGCTGGCTCACCACCACCCACCACCCCGGCGCGCCGCGCTGGCTCCTCCTGACGCTCAGCCTCGGCCTCTCCGTCCCCCTCCTGCGGCGCCGCACGCACCCCGTCACGGTCCTGCTCGCCATGGCCCCGTTCGCGCTGGTCAACGCCTGGACCGGCACCGCCCTCCAAGCGGCCCTGCTGCAACTCGTCGCCGTCTACCATGTCGCCCTGCGCCTCCCCCTGCGCAACCTGTGGTGGATGACCGCCCTCGTCCTCACCCCGGCCGCGGTCTCCGCGGCCCGCCACGGGGAGGAGGGTGCCTGGAGCCGGCAGATCGGCTCGCAGCTGACGTCCCTCGTCGTGGTGGCCCTCATCGGCATCACCGTCCGCACCCGGCAGAACCACACGGAGGCCCTGGAGGACCGCGCCCGCCGCCTCGAGACCGAACGCGACCAGCAGGCCCAGCTCGCCACCGCCGCGGAACGCGCCCGTATCGCCCGCGAGATGCACGACATCATCGGCCACAACCTCTCCGTCATCACCGGCCTGGCCGACGGCGGCAAGTACGCGGCCACCAAGTCCCCGGAACGCGCCGCCCAAGCACTCGACGCCATCGGCACCACCAGTCGCCAGGCCATGAGCGAACTCCGCCGCCTCCTGGACGTCCTCCGGGACGACGAGGCCGGCCGTCACCCCGCCGAACTGACGCCCCAGCCCACCCTCACCGACCTCGAACAGCTCATCAACGGCGTCCGCGCCGCGGGCCTCCCCGTCCACACCACGGTCGAAGGCCGGGCCGACCTCCCCGCCGGCCGCCAGCTCACCGTCTACCGCGTCATCCAGGAAGCCCTCACCAACGCCCTCAAGCACGCCGGCCCGAACACCACCGCCGAGATCACCCTCGTCCACGGCGGCCAGGGCGCCGTCACGGCCACGATCACCGACACCGGAACAGCCGGAACAGCCGGGGAGGCCACTCCCGCCGACGGCCGCGGCCTCCCCGGAATGCGTGAACGAACCGCCCTGTACGGCGGCACACTTGAGGCCGGCCCACGCCCCCACCCCGAACAGGGCTGGCGCGTCCACCTGTACCTCCCGGAGGAAACCCCGCAGTGA
- a CDS encoding response regulator transcription factor produces the protein MTTVLIADDQPLQRFGFRMLLESQDDMTVLGEASGGSEAVRMTAELHPDVVLMDIRMPGMDGIEATRHIVAAGDRTRVLILTTFDLDKYAYAGLRAGASGFLVKDAQPEELLSGIRSVATGDAVVAPGLTRRLLDAYAHHLPTSTHQDPTTPTSPYTDPRLNTLTEREREILTVIGQGWTNTEIATRLHLAESTVKTHVSRVLAKTGSRDRVQAVILAYDTKLVEPS, from the coding sequence GTGACCACCGTCCTCATAGCCGACGACCAGCCCCTCCAGCGCTTCGGCTTCCGCATGCTGCTGGAGAGCCAGGACGACATGACGGTCCTCGGCGAGGCGTCCGGCGGCAGCGAAGCGGTCCGCATGACAGCCGAACTGCACCCCGACGTCGTCCTGATGGACATCCGCATGCCCGGCATGGACGGCATCGAGGCCACCCGCCACATCGTCGCCGCCGGCGACCGCACCCGCGTCCTCATCCTCACCACGTTCGACCTCGACAAGTACGCCTACGCAGGCCTCCGCGCCGGCGCCTCCGGCTTCCTCGTCAAGGACGCCCAGCCGGAGGAACTCCTCTCCGGCATCCGCTCCGTGGCCACCGGTGACGCGGTCGTCGCCCCCGGCCTGACCCGCCGTCTCCTGGACGCCTACGCCCACCACCTGCCGACGTCCACCCACCAGGACCCCACCACGCCCACGAGCCCGTACACCGACCCCCGACTGAACACCCTCACCGAGCGCGAACGCGAGATCCTCACCGTCATCGGCCAGGGCTGGACCAACACGGAGATCGCCACCCGCCTCCACCTCGCCGAATCAACGGTGAAGACCCACGTCAGCCGCGTCCTCGCGAAGACGGGCTCGAGGGACCGCGTCCAGGCAGTGATCCTGGCCTACGACACCAAGCTGGTGGAGCCGTCATAA